Proteins co-encoded in one Methanobrevibacter sp. genomic window:
- a CDS encoding 50S ribosomal protein L11 methyltransferase, which yields MKDKVQESIDNLNQCENCQDIQIKKFTPIVDYEDYDNLNGDFLKCVCGKRPLDVVMANILKIMIEENIVSEKATLRRNSPIPMPAFCYSSLNPQFINEDALILIHPDFNQSVAKRLFEEIPEVKGVLKGSGSETIGILSKDADLVEFKLLAGKSDRIDVLRTLIPEKIVISKDQRNSHIEVASTTESKLLKLYNYLENTGIGTDLAIDGMCGSGAIGIFLLKYGFKKVIFNDINPQAIINLKTNLKLNNISEDSYEIYNEPIETLSVPHVDLAIIDAFPNVDVSDIKDKLETVSENILEI from the coding sequence ATGAAAGATAAAGTCCAGGAAAGTATTGATAATTTAAATCAATGTGAGAATTGTCAGGACATTCAAATTAAAAAATTCACTCCAATTGTTGATTATGAGGATTATGATAATTTGAATGGTGATTTTTTAAAATGCGTTTGCGGTAAACGTCCGTTGGATGTTGTAATGGCCAATATATTAAAGATCATGATTGAGGAGAATATTGTTTCTGAAAAAGCAACTCTCCGCAGAAATTCTCCAATTCCAATGCCTGCATTTTGTTATAGCTCTTTAAATCCTCAATTTATTAATGAGGATGCATTGATTTTGATTCATCCTGATTTTAACCAATCAGTAGCAAAGCGATTATTTGAAGAAATTCCTGAAGTAAAGGGAGTCTTAAAGGGAAGCGGTTCTGAAACCATAGGAATTTTGAGTAAGGATGCTGATTTGGTTGAATTTAAATTGCTTGCAGGAAAAAGTGACAGGATTGACGTTTTAAGAACTTTGATTCCTGAAAAAATTGTTATCAGCAAGGATCAAAGAAATTCCCATATTGAAGTTGCATCTACAACCGAAAGTAAACTTTTGAAGCTTTATAACTATCTGGAAAATACTGGTATTGGTACTGATCTGGCAATAGATGGGATGTGCGGATCTGGAGCGATTGGCATATTTTTATTAAAATATGGATTTAAAAAAGTAATATTCAATGATATCAATCCTCAAGCAATAATCAATCTTAAAACTAATTTAAAACTGAATAATATATCTGAAGATAGTTATGAAATTTATAATGAACCTATTGAAACTTTATCTGTTCCCCATGTAGATTTGGCTATTATTGATGCGTTTCCTAATGTTGACGTTTCTGATATTAAAGATAAGTTGGAAACTGTGTCTGAAAATATCTTAGAAATTTAG